The DNA segment CACCCTTATCGGTGGTTTTGCGGGTGCAGGTATGGCTAAGGCCGCAACGGTTGGTGCAGGAGTAATGTCGGCGATTAACCTTGCCCCGATCCTTAAGGTGGTGGCCTTTATTGTGCTTGCCCCGGTGATTGGGATGGTAATTTCCGTGATCATATCTATTATTATCCTTCATATTTCTAAAAATGCAAGGCCTTCGGTTGCGGAGAAGTGGTTCAAAAGACTGCAACTGATCTCTTCTGCGGCCTTAAGTTTTACACATGGTGGTAATGATGCCCAGAAAGTAATGGGGATCATCTATGTATCTATGGTGGCGGCAAACGTCCTTCATACAGGCGATGCCATGCCGGAGTGGATTCCAATCTCCTGTTATGCAGCGATTGCATTAGGAACGATGAGTGGCGGTTGGAAAATCGTTAAAACTATGGGTTCAAAAATCACTAAAGTGAATGCTTTCGAAGGTGTAGCTGCAGAAACTGCAGGTGCGGTAACCTTAGGAATCACAGAACATTTTGGTATTCCGGTTTCTACCACCCATACGATCACAGGATCAATTGTTGGCGTAGGTTTATTGAAAAGAGTATCGGCGGTACGCTGGGGAGTAACGGTAAGTTTGCTATGGGCATGGGTATTGACCATTCCTGTTTCAGCAACCCTTGCTGCGCTTGTTTATGCCGTGATTCACTTGTTCTTTTAGACAAGACACGAACAAGAATATAACATAAAAAAACGGGATCAGCTGATCCCGTTTTTTTATGTGAAAGATTTTCTAAAAAGCAATATTAAGATTGACCCGATCGGTTCGGTTAGCAGGGACCTTCCATTTAGGACCTTCCAGGACTAACCTTTTTGCCTCCAGATCATGCGCTTCATCAATCCCATTTAAGACCTTAATGTCTGTTGCCCTTCCATCAGCTCCGATCATAAAACTAAGTTCCACCTGACGGTTGAGGAAAGGCTCCTTATTGAATTTATTGTTCCTGCGGATATATCTGTCCCATTTGTGCCAACCTCCATCAGGAATAGCGGCCATTTCTTTATGATCTGAGATTTCTAATCCTGCAACTTTCCCCGAAAGTACGTTTCCAAGACTTCCTCCTTTGATGCTATCCTTTGCCTTTTTGCTGCGTTGAGCAGCATTGAAGGTCACCACGACCTCAGACAATGCGGTATTATTTTGCGCCAAACGGATGTTCATTGGTTCATTCCATTTCGCAGGAACCACCTTTGAGTCGAACCCTATATAATTTAAGACTATTTTTTCTCCTTTAATACTGCTGTCTGCCGGAATTCTGAACCTTCCTTCTGCATCAGTAACCGCAGATAATTTTGTTCCTTCGACCTTTACATATACACCTGGCATGGGATCACCATTGCTTTCTGAGGTTACTTTACCTGTCAACACTGAGGGACTGGTCTGTATTCCTGGCGCAGCCATTACTCTGGCAGCAACCGCTGGGTTTCCTGAAGCCACTTCCTGCTGGGCAGAGATATTTTGAGCACTCTGCGTTACCGATTTCTTTTGAACCATAGAATAACCGGTTACTACCACTTCATTGAGCGATTGTGGAGCCGCATCAGCAGCAGGCACAGGAGCAGCTTTTGCTTTCCTGTTCGCCGCGTAAGCATTGGTTTTGGCCGCAGCTACCGCCCGGTCCATCTCTGCCGCCCGCGGACTCACATCCGCAGTTTCAATTTTATCAACATCATTTTTAGGATCCGTCTTTAGTTTAGCCAATCCATCTGTTGCCACCGGTGAAACAGGTTCTGGAACCACAGGCGCAATCGTTACGTCTACCGATTTCGGCTGTTTGGCCAATTGATTCTGATGTGCCGTTTCCTTCATCCAGAAAACAATACTCACCGCAATAAACATGACTGCTGCCGTGGCAGCAATGCTTAGCCTTTGCCAGGTAATGACCTTTGTTTTTTTAGAAACCTGTTGTTCGGCAATCCGTTCCTGCAATTGCTTTTGAAGCAGGGAAATAGATTGCAGCGAACGCTTCGGCGAGGCGCTTAGTCCTGCCAATGCTTCGGCCACAAAAGGATCTTCCAGTGCCTCGCGCTCCACCCTATTCATGGTTTTTGCGTCCAGCTTACCGTCAAGATAATCTTCTAAAACTCCTATATCTAACCAATCGTTATTCACTGCTGTTTTTTTCTATACAAATTTTCAAGTTCCTTTTTCCATTCTGGATGTAACTCTTCACTTTTACCATTTCATAACCGGTAATATCCGCCACTTCTTTATAACACTTCTCCTCTAAATAGAACAGATTCACACTTACCCGCTGTTCTTCAGGAAGCGTTTCCATACATCTTTCCATAACGGTAAGCTTCTGTTCTTTTGTATCATCCATATCAAGATGCACAAATTCCGTGTTTTCCACAAAAGTATCTTCCAGAGAGAGGGTTGTATTTTTGGAATTTTTACGGATGGCCATTAAACAATGGTTTCTCGACAGTACATGAAGCCAGCTTTTGAAGTTCTGAACTTCATGAATTTTCAGCTTGGTCACCAGTTCTTCAAAGATCTGCATAACGGCATCTTTGCTCTGCTCTTCATCCTTCAGGTAGTTCAGACAGACCCCGAATACCAGGTGCATGTACTTATTGTAAAGCTGACCCAATACCTCCAGATCGCCACTGATTTTATATCGGGCAATTAAAGCAGCATCGTCCTGCTCCTGGATTCTGGTATTATTTTTTATAAACTTCAATGGGTATCCGGGACATAATTCGCTCAAGTATAAAAATATTTTCTGATACTGGTATGGAAATTCTTTAAAGCTTACATCATTCCTAAAAAAAGGAAATTATGAAAAAGCTATTGTTCCCCATCTTCGTTGTCTTATTTCTATTCGGATTTAAAGCGACAACGGTAAAAACAATTCAGGGAATTGTGACCGATAAAAGGGATGGATCGCCACTGCCAGGAGTGCAGGTGAGCATTCCCAAAAGTAAAAAAGGAACGGTTACCGATAGCAAAGGTAAATACGTCATTTCAGTGAATGATACGGATGAAGCGCTGCAGTTTTCATTTGTAGGCTACAAGACACAGGTCCTTAAAATCGGGTCAAAAACACAGATTAACCTTGCTTTAGCCCCAGATAATCAGACTTTAAATGAGGTGGTGGTTAGAAAGGTAGCGGGATTACGCATAGGCAGAGCGGAAAAAAGAATAACAGGCGATGCTTCAGCCAGTATGATACAATATGAGGCTGCTCCGATCTATAGCCAAAACGCAATCCTCTATACCCCAACCAATACAGAAAGCTACGCTAATATCCAGGAAAATGCTTTTCATAACCCTGATCAAACCCCTTTATCCACCTTCTCTATTGACGTAGATGCCGCTTCCTACAGTAACGTTCGCCGTTACCTGAACAATGGTGGGCTACCCCCTAAAGATGCGGTAAGGATTGAAGAAATGATCAATTACTTTGATTATGATTATCCTCAGCCACAAGGAAATGATCCGGTAAATATCATCACCGAAATCTCTACTGCTCCATGGAACAACAAACATAAACTTGTGCAGATTGGCCTTCAGGGAAGAAAAATAAAAACAGAGCAGCTTCCTGCCTCCAACCTGGTTTTTCTGATTGATGTATCAGGTTCCATGGCACAGCCAAATAAATTACCCCTTCTTGTTTCCTCGTTTAAACTCTTAACCAATCAGCTTCGCGAAAAAGATAAAGTAGCCATCGTGGTTTATGCAGGTAATTCCGGGCTCGTACTGCCATCCACCACTGGAGACCATAAAAACACCATTAAAGAAGCGCTCAATAAATTGAGTGCAGGTGGTTCAACGGCAGGTGGAGAAGGAATTGAACTGGCTTACAAAATTGCCAGTCAGCATTTTATTAAAGGAGGCAATAACCGGGTAATCCTTGCCACAGATGGGGACTTTAATGTCGGTGCATCCAGTGATAAAGATATGGAGCAACTGATAGAAGAAAAAAGAAAATCTGGTGTTTTCCTGACCGTTCTTGGTTATGGAATGGGCAATACCAAGGACAGCAAAATGGAAACCTTAGCCGACAAAGGCAATGGCAATTATGCGTATATCGACAACATCACTGAAGCGAGGAAAGTGTTGGTGAATGAATTTGGCGGAACCCTCTTTACCATTGCCAAGGATGTTAAAGTTCAGGTGGAATTTAATCCTGCTAAAGTACAGGCCTACCGCTTAATCGGATATGAAAACAGGCTGTTACAGGATAAAGATTTTAATGACGACCGTAAAGATGCCGGAGATCTGGGCTCAGGTCATACCGTTACTGCATTATACGAAATCATCCCTGTTGGGGTTCAAAGCTCCTTTAGCCCTTCCGTTGATCCCCTGAAATACCAGGAAAACAAAAAAAACACCAGCAAGAACAACAGTCCGGAAATGCTGACGGTGAAGTTGCGGTACAAACAACCTGATGGCAACAGCAGTAAACTGCTTCAAAAATCGGTCATTGATGCTTCAAACATCTTTGAGGGAAGCAGCAACAACTTCAGGTTCGCGGCTGCAGTAGCGGAGTTTGGCATGTTGCTAAGGCAGTCGGACTTTAAACAGAATGCCTCGTTCGCCCAGGTAATCAGCCTTACGGAACAATCCATGGGAAAAGATACAGAGGGCTACCGTTCCGAGTTTTTGAAATTAGTAAAGTCTTCTCAGTTATTGGCCAAAGATTTGCTTACTATTGAAGACACAAAAGACCGTAATGAAAAAAATTAGTATTTATTTGATCGCTACCTGCTTCGTTAGTTTTAGCAGCATCACAGCGCATAGCCAGTCGAAGTTCGAAAAGATCTTAAAAAAAGTAAGCAGCAAGACCGGAAGTAACAGCACAAAAAAAGGCACAACCACCGCAACAGGAACACCAACGACCTCAGAGATGGGCTTTGGAATTAAAGAAGCACTGGAAATAGGAATCTCCAGAGGTACAGACCTGCTTTCTGCAAAAGATGGCTTTTTAGGAAACGCAGCTGTAAAAATCCTGTTCCCTCCTGAGGCACAAAAGGTAGAAAGAACATTGCGCAGCATTGGTATGGGTTCATTGGCCGATAATGTGATCCTGAGCCTGAACAGAGCTGCTGAAGATGCAGCAAAAGAAGCTAAGCCAATATTTGTCTCTGCGATCAAACAAATGACCATCACCGATGTGACCAACATATTACTGGGACAGCAAGATGCAGCAACCAACTATTTTAAAAGAGTAACCACTTCTCAATTGATGGAGAAATTCCAACCGGTAATTACCACGAGTCTGAACAAAGTAGGTGCCGCGAAATACTGGGGTGATGCAGCGGGTCAGTACAATAAGATTCCGTTGGTAAAACCAGTGTCAACAGACCTTTCCAGCTATGTGGCACAAAAGGCAATCGATGGAATGTTTATCCAGGTGGCTCAGGAAGAGCTGAAAATCAGGGGAAGTCTTGGCGCCAGGTCAACACCTCTTTTACAAAAGGTATTCGGCTACGCTGATCAGAAAAAATAAGACCTGCATGGGCTTATAATTTAATAATCAAGCCCATGCAAGTAAAAAACATTATATAAGTAATGAAATAAAAGGTTACTTTTATAGGGTAATACTAACAACATAGAAGTATATTGGATTTCAAAGATTTTAATTTTAACCCCGACTTACTAGAGGGTTTATTAGCGATGGGTTTTCGCAACGCTACGCCCATCCAGCAAGAAGCTATTCCGCTTATCCTAGATAAAAAAGATTTAATTGCCTGTGCACAAACAGGTACGGGAAAAACAGGCGCTTATCTGCTGCCGATCATGAACATGATCAGTCAGACAGAAGACCGTCATAACAATACCCTGATATTAGCGCCAACCCGGGAATTGGCCCAGCAAATTGATTTGCAGGTAGAAGCACTTTCCTATTTCACCAACATCAGCTCTTTAACGGTTTATGGTGGTGGAGACGGCATCGCCTATGAGCAGCAAAAACGCTCTATGCGCGAAGGTGTAGATATCATTATTGCTACTCCGGGACGTTTGATCTCACACCTTTCTTCGGGTTTGCTGAAACTGGATCAGCTTCAGCACCTGGTATTGGATGAGGCAGACAGAATGTTAGATATGGGCTTTTATGATGATATTATGCGCATTGTAAGCTTCCTTCCGGAGAAAAGACAAACGGTATTGTTTTCGGCAACAATGCCTCCTAAAATAAGAACCCTTGCCAGCAGGCTACTTCAGCAGCCTCAAGAAATCAGCATTGCGATTTCTAAACCTGCAGCAGGAATCAACCAACAGGCCTACCTTGTTCATGATGCCCAGAAAGTAAAGTTGCTGACGGAGCTGATGAAGAATGTAGATTTCCCAAGTATCCTGATCTTCGCATCGACAAAGGAAAAAGTGAAAAATCTGGGTAAGGTTTTCCGTGGATTAGGTTTTAAAGCGGAGGCTTTCCATTCTGACCTTGGTCAAAAGGAACGGGAGGCCATTTTGTCTGAATTCAAGAACAAAAGGGTTCCTGTGCTGATTGGAACGGATGTACTGTCCAGAGGAATTGATGTGGAGGGAATCAGTCTGGTGATCAATTTTGATGTGCCTCATGATCCGGAAGATTATATCCACAGGATTGGAAGAACCGCCAGAGCAGCAACCACGGGTACGGCGATCACCTTAGTGAATGATAAAGACAAACGTAAATTTGCGAACATTGAAAAGCTGATCGATAAAAAGATCGACAGAATGCCGCTTCCCGAACATCTTGGAGAAGCACCTGCCGATACTCCGGCCAGTGCCTCAACAGAAAGGAAATACGACAAAAAGAAACCACAGCGTAAATTCTGGAAGAAAAAGCCAAAAACTGCAGGTGCCACAGGCCCCGCTAAAGAATAAACGCTAAAAATAATAGCATTCAGGGAGGGGATTTGCGATTAAGGTATTATCTTTACCTATATGCAAAACCTACCTCCTTTAGCAGAACGTATGCGTCCAAAAAATTTGGATGAATATGTTGGTCAGAAGCACTTAGTAGGTCCTGATGCCGTATTACGTAAAGCAATTCAAAGCGGACAGCTTCCTTCTATGATCTTTTGGGGTCCGCCCGGCGTTGGTAAAACCACACTGGCCTATATCATATCGCAAACACTTGACCGTCCTTTTTTTAACCTCAGTGCCATCAATTCGGGGGTTAAAGACATCAGGGACGTGATCGACAGAGCCGCATTGCTCAAAGACAGCCTGATGGGGCTCCCGATTCTTTTTATTGATGAGATTCACCGTTTCAGCAAATCACAACAGGACAGTTTACTGGGAGCTGTAGAAAGAGGGCTGGTTACTTTAATCGGTGCCACCACAGAAAACCCTTCTTTCGAAGTCATCTCCGCATTACTTTCCCGTTCGCAGGTCTATATCTTAAAATCTCTGGATGAAGAAGAACTTTCCGGATTGCTGCAAACGGCCATTACACAGGATGTCGTCCTGAAGGAAAAGAAAATCACGATCAAAGAGCATGAAGCGCTGATCCGCTTATCCGGTGGAGATGCAAGGAAATTGTTAAATGTACTGGAAATCGCCGTTAATGGCATTGGCGGAGATAAAATTGTGCTCAAAAATGAAAATGTATTGGAGCATGCGCAGCAAAACCTGGCACTATATGATAAGGCAGGAGAGCAACATTACGACATTATTTCAGCTTTTATTAAGTCGATCAGGGGAAGCGATCCCAATGCAGCAGTATATTGGCTGGCAAGGATGATTGAAGGAGGAGAAGATCCGCTGTTCATCGCCCGCCGCCTGTTGATCCTTGCTTCGGAGGATATTGGAAATGCGAATCCCAATGCCTTGCTCCTGGCTAACAATTGCTTTCAGGCAGTGAATGTAATTGGTTATCCTGAGGCAAGGATCATTCTTTCCCAGGCGGTAACCTATATGGCTTCTTCTGTAAAAAGTAACGCTTCTTATGAAGCCATTAATAAAGCACAGGCACTGGTGAAACAAACCGGAAACCTGCCTGTTCCTTTACACATCAGGAATGCACCAACCAAACTGATGAAAAACATCGGCTATGGGAAGGATTATCAATATGCGCATGGTTATGAAGGTAATTTCTCAGAGCAGGAGTATTTCCCGGAAATCCTGTCGGGCACCAAACTATATGACCCTGGGAAAAATCCGGCAGAGGACAAACTGAGAGAGAAGTTGAAACAGAACTGGAAAAATAAATACAATTATTAATATGCTGGGAACTTTTCTGGACCATCAATGGAAAGCCTTCTGGCGTTCAAAAAATAAAGGAGGAACCATTGCCACTCAAATTTTTATAGGGATTGTAGTGGTCTATCTTCTGGGCGTAGCCTTTTTCCTGGGTTTTGGCATGGAGGCTTTTATCACGCAGTTCTTACCCGGAAAAGATATTTTTACGGTATTCAATGGGGTGATACTTTATTATTTTGCAGTCGACTTTCTCATGCGCATGCAATTACAGGAGTTACCCACCTTAACTGTGGTGCCCTACCTGCACCTGAAAATCCCAAAGAAGAAAATCGTAAACTTCCTAAACACAAGGGCTCTGTTTTCTGCTTTTAATATATTACCGCTCTTTTTATTCCTACCCTTTTGCGCAACCGCCATATCGGATGTATATGATCCTTTTACGGCCTTAATGTATGTGGTTTCTATTCTTTCATTAACGATTTTCAACAATTATGCAGCTTTATATATTAAAAGACGAAGCATTCAGAATTTGAAAATCGTTCCATTGGTATTGTTGCTCATCATTGCCTTAGGGCTTCTTGAATATTTTAAAGTCTTCTCTATCTCTGCCATCTCTAACCAGGTATTTGGATTTGTGACCACTTATCCCCTCGCAGGGTTTGGCTTCACGTTTTTTGCAATATTGATGTATCTGCTTAATGCAAGGTATCTCCGAAGGAATCTATATGTAGAGGAATTGAGTAGAAATGAAGCAAAAAAGACAAGTACAGATTACCCTTTTCTGGATCGGTTTGGAGAGATAGGCACCCTGGTCGCACTGGAGCTTAAACTGATCCTCAGAAATAAAAGAAGCCGTTCGGCTGTAACGATGAGCTTATTGTTCCTGTTCTATGGGTTCCTGTTTTATAAAAAGGAACTGCTGGATCAGGACAAACTGGAACTGATGTTATTTGCATCGGTATTTATGACCGGAAATTGTATCAGTATTTACGGACAGTTTATGTTCGGCTGGCAATCTTCCCATTTTGACGGGCTGATGGCCAACAAAATAGACATCAGAAACTTCATCAAAGCAAAGTTCCTGATGTTTACCCTCTTTTCTACTTTTACCACCTTAGTCGCCTGTTTGTATGGATTCCTGAGCTGGAAAATTCTGGTGATTCAGTTTGCTGCGTATTTATACAATATAGGAATAGGAACAGTGATCGTCTTGTATTTTGCCACCAGAAATTACAGATCAATGGACCTGAGTAAGGGATCAACGTTTAATTTTCAGGGAGTGGGTGCGAGTCAGTGGGTACTGGGACTGCCCTATTTCTTAGCTCCTTACGCCATCCTTCTTCCTTTCTCCTTATCGGGAGCTCCATACTGGGGTTTCATCGCATTGGGAGCTTGCGGATTAACGGCCTGCTTAACCCGGGAATTCTGGGTCAGTTTTATCGTAAACGAGTTCAATAAAAGAAAACACAAGATTACCGAAGGCTTTAGAGAGAAATCATGATTTTAGAAATTTCAAAACTACAAAAGACATACAGCAACAGAACCGTTGTAAATATTAGCGATTTACAGATCAACGCAGGCGAAACTGTTGGGATCGTAGGTAATAATGGTGCGGGAAAGACAACTTTGTTTAGAATGTTACTCGACCTGATTCGCCCGGACCAGGGAGAAATCTTATCCAAAGGAGAACAGGTAGCCCATGACGGCCAATGGAAAGATTACACAGCTTCTTATCTTGATGAAGGTTATCTGATCGATTACCTGACTTCAGAAGAGTACTTTGTATTTATCGGAAGCTTACACAAAATGAGTGTCGCCCATGTAATGGACTACCTGAAGCAATTTCAGGAATTCTTTAATGGAGAGATTCTGGATAAAGGGAAATACATCCGGGATTTTTCAAAAGGCAATCAAAATAAAGTAGGTATTGCCGCAGCATTGATGCAGGGCCCCGAATTACTGGTATTAGATGAACCTTTCGCCAATCTGGACCCGACTACGCAAATCCGGTTAAAGACCCTGATCAAGTCATTGAAACAGGAACGAAACATGACAACGCTGATCTCCAGTCATGACCTGAATCATGTGACGGATGTTTGCGACCGGATTATTCTCATGGAAAAAGGGCTGATCATTAAAGATCTCCGTACTAATGAAAATACTTTACAAGAATTGGAAGCCTACTTTTCCGGATAAAACAGGACTCCTGATTTTAAGTTGTACAGAATTGTGGTCAGTATTTGACCGGATATTTCAGTAAAAGTGACCTTTTGACCGACATTTGAGTGTTAAAATATTCACATGACACAATAATTTTACAAAACAATAAGATTGGCATCAGGTTTGATTAAAGCTTCGAGTAAAATAAATAATAAGATTATGATTACTTCAAAATTTAAAATAGCAACATTTAGTATCGCTTTAGCCATGGGTGCCATGACATTTCAAGGTTGCGATAGTTTAACTAAAACCCAAAAAGGAGCCGGTATCGGTGCTGCTGCGGGTGGTGTTCTAGGTGCTATTATAGGCAAAAAAGCAGGTAATACTGCCGTTGGAGCTATCATTGGTGCCGCTGTAGGTGGTACTGCGGGTGGATTTATTGGAAAAAGAATGGACAAACAAGCTGCAGAGATTCAAAATGCAATCCCTAATGCTGAAGTAATCCGTGAAGGAGAAGGTATCATTGTAAAATTTGATAGTGGTATCCTATTTGGTTTTGATAAATCTGACTTAACAGCTGCAGCAAAAACAAACATTCAATCTTTAGCTGGTTCGATCAATCAATATCCGGGAACAGACATTAAAGTAATTGGTCATACTGATAATAAAGGTACAGAGAATTACAACATGAGCCTTTCTGAAAGAAGAGCTGCTGCGGTTAAAGCATATGCAGTTTCTCAGGGAGTTCCGTCTTCACGTTTAATCACGATAGGAAAAGGTTTCTCTGAACCAATTGCAGACAATACTACTGACGCAGGAAGAGCTGCTAACCGTAGGGTTGAAGTAGTTATCGTTGCGAACGATCAATTGAAACAACAAGCCAAACAACAAGGCAAATAACAAGCACATTTACATCTACCTATAAAAACGAAAACCCGTCGTACATCAGTACTTCGGGTTTTTTATTGCTTCTTATTTTTCGCGGGTTCTTATTTTAAGAATAGATGTCCTCAAAATAATGGATCGCCAGAGACTTTAACAGCAGTTCCTGCTCCATCATTGCAAATGAAGGAACGGGTTTTACCAGTTTCCAATGTGGCCATCCATCCTGATCCAGTCCTTCCAGTTCATAGAATCCCATTTCACTTAACAAACGGCAGGTAGCGATGTGCATCAGCTCCTCCTTTTGACGTTTACTGTACTTGCCAGGTCCTTTGCCCAATTCCTGCACACCGATTAAAAATAGCATGACCTTTAAATCGGGGATATCAGAATCGAACTCCTGAGCTATCTTTTGTTGCAAAATTTTCCATTTTGCGTGTATTTCTGCAGGTTTCATGCGACAAAGATACAAATTAGCTTTTGTGCTTTATTACATTAAGATTAAGCATTAAGTAAAGCGTTTTTGCTATTTTTAGCCTAGAAAAAGCAGCAAAAAGATAACTTATGGAAAAAGAAATAATAACAGGGCTGATGGCCTATGGAATGTCAGGAAAAGTCTTTCACGCTCCATTTGTACATGCTCATCCTGGTTTTAAATTACATGCAGTAACAGAGAGAAACCATAAGAATGCAGAAAATGATTACCCTGGAATTATCAGTTATAATAACATTGAAGAATTAATCGGCGATGAAAAGATTGAGCTGATCATCATCAATACTCCAAATAATACGCATTACGACTATGCTAAAAAAGCATTGGCTGCAGGCAAACATATTTTAGTTGAAAAACCTTTCGCTGCCAGCTCTGCGGAAGCAAAAGAAATTTTCAATCTTGCAAAACAGTTGGATAAAAAAGTTCTTTTCTATCAAAACAGAAGATGGGACAGCGATTTCAGGGCAGTACGCGAGGTCATTGAAAGCGGAAAATTAGGGAAACTAAGTGAAGTTCATTTCCGCTACGACAGATACCGTTCTACGATCGGTGTAAAGAGCTTTAAGGAAGAACCCGTTGCCGCGAGTGGCCTCATGTATGATCTTGGACCACATTTGCTGGACCAGGCCCTGAGCATTTTCGGGAAGCCGGATTCTTTTCATAAAATTTTAGGAAAGAATCGTGTAGATACGAAAGTGGATGATTATTTTTCTATTCACCTGAGTTACCCAAATAGTGTCAATGTATTTGTTCATTCCAATATGATGGTGGTAGATCCTCTACCCGCTTTTGTCATCAATGGAACCAATGGATCTTTGCAAAAGGTAAGAGCGGATTCACAGGAAGAGCAATTGCTGAAAGGGATGAAAGTTTCTGATCCTGGTTATGGCATTGAAGCCGCAGGAACCGAAGGAAAACTGACCTTAATTGATGAACAGGGAAACAAAACGAAACAAGACATTCCGTCTTTGAGCGGAAGCTATCTGCCCCTGTTTGAAGCCGTATACCAAAGTCTGGCCCATCAGAAACCCTACCCGGTAACTGAGGAGCAGGTGATTACTCAACTGGAAATCCTCGAAGCTTAATGCAGCCCTTTTTTATCCTTATTCCGATCCTTTTACTGGTGATCTATTTCATCTTTAGAAAAGACAACCATAAAAATTATGTAAGCCTTAGTGAGGCCGATAAACAACTGCTGTTCCAGCACGTGACCTATTACCAGCACCTGACGGTTGATGACCGGATCAGATTTGAGCATAGAATCTCTGCCTTTCTGAGTGGGATACATGTGGAAGGTGTAGGTACCCCCATCACGGTATTGGATAAACTATTAATTGCTTCAAGTGCCGTAATCCCGGTTTTTGGTTTCGAAGACTGGAGATATGACAACCTGACGAACGTGTTGTTGTACCCGGATACGTTTAATAAAGATTTTCAATATGAAGGAGGAGACCGGAATATCCTGGGCATGGTAGGCACTGGTTATATGAACGGGCAAATGATCTTATCCAGATCAGCATTGCTACAGGGCTTCTCTAATGCGGCTGACAAAGAGAATACGGCGATCCATGAATTTGTGCACCTGGTGGATAAATCAGACGGGGCAACAGATGGGGTTCCAGAAAATCTGATGAAACATGAATACACCATCCCATGGATCAAAATGATCCATGAGGAGATGCATAAAATTGAACAGGGAAAATCAGACATTAACCCTTATGCGATTACCAACGAGGCAGAGTTT comes from the Pedobacter sp. FW305-3-2-15-E-R2A2 genome and includes:
- a CDS encoding inorganic phosphate transporter translates to MVTTLLVVVIVLAIAFDYINGFHDAANSIATIVSTKVLSPFQAVLWAALFNFAAYFYFTDHKVANTIAKTVVENFITLEVILAGLLAAITWNLFTWWFGIPSSSSHTLIGGFAGAGMAKAATVGAGVMSAINLAPILKVVAFIVLAPVIGMVISVIISIIILHISKNARPSVAEKWFKRLQLISSAALSFTHGGNDAQKVMGIIYVSMVAANVLHTGDAMPEWIPISCYAAIALGTMSGGWKIVKTMGSKITKVNAFEGVAAETAGAVTLGITEHFGIPVSTTHTITGSIVGVGLLKRVSAVRWGVTVSLLWAWVLTIPVSATLAALVYAVIHLFF
- a CDS encoding carboxypeptidase-like regulatory domain-containing protein translates to MNNDWLDIGVLEDYLDGKLDAKTMNRVEREALEDPFVAEALAGLSASPKRSLQSISLLQKQLQERIAEQQVSKKTKVITWQRLSIAATAAVMFIAVSIVFWMKETAHQNQLAKQPKSVDVTIAPVVPEPVSPVATDGLAKLKTDPKNDVDKIETADVSPRAAEMDRAVAAAKTNAYAANRKAKAAPVPAADAAPQSLNEVVVTGYSMVQKKSVTQSAQNISAQQEVASGNPAVAARVMAAPGIQTSPSVLTGKVTSESNGDPMPGVYVKVEGTKLSAVTDAEGRFRIPADSSIKGEKIVLNYIGFDSKVVPAKWNEPMNIRLAQNNTALSEVVVTFNAAQRSKKAKDSIKGGSLGNVLSGKVAGLEISDHKEMAAIPDGGWHKWDRYIRRNNKFNKEPFLNRQVELSFMIGADGRATDIKVLNGIDEAHDLEAKRLVLEGPKWKVPANRTDRVNLNIAF
- a CDS encoding sigma-70 family RNA polymerase sigma factor, whose protein sequence is MKFIKNNTRIQEQDDAALIARYKISGDLEVLGQLYNKYMHLVFGVCLNYLKDEEQSKDAVMQIFEELVTKLKIHEVQNFKSWLHVLSRNHCLMAIRKNSKNTTLSLEDTFVENTEFVHLDMDDTKEQKLTVMERCMETLPEEQRVSVNLFYLEEKCYKEVADITGYEMVKVKSYIQNGKRNLKICIEKNSSE
- a CDS encoding von Willebrand factor type A domain-containing protein, whose protein sequence is MKKLLFPIFVVLFLFGFKATTVKTIQGIVTDKRDGSPLPGVQVSIPKSKKGTVTDSKGKYVISVNDTDEALQFSFVGYKTQVLKIGSKTQINLALAPDNQTLNEVVVRKVAGLRIGRAEKRITGDASASMIQYEAAPIYSQNAILYTPTNTESYANIQENAFHNPDQTPLSTFSIDVDAASYSNVRRYLNNGGLPPKDAVRIEEMINYFDYDYPQPQGNDPVNIITEISTAPWNNKHKLVQIGLQGRKIKTEQLPASNLVFLIDVSGSMAQPNKLPLLVSSFKLLTNQLREKDKVAIVVYAGNSGLVLPSTTGDHKNTIKEALNKLSAGGSTAGGEGIELAYKIASQHFIKGGNNRVILATDGDFNVGASSDKDMEQLIEEKRKSGVFLTVLGYGMGNTKDSKMETLADKGNGNYAYIDNITEARKVLVNEFGGTLFTIAKDVKVQVEFNPAKVQAYRLIGYENRLLQDKDFNDDRKDAGDLGSGHTVTALYEIIPVGVQSSFSPSVDPLKYQENKKNTSKNNSPEMLTVKLRYKQPDGNSSKLLQKSVIDASNIFEGSSNNFRFAAAVAEFGMLLRQSDFKQNASFAQVISLTEQSMGKDTEGYRSEFLKLVKSSQLLAKDLLTIEDTKDRNEKN
- a CDS encoding DUF4197 domain-containing protein, encoding MKKISIYLIATCFVSFSSITAHSQSKFEKILKKVSSKTGSNSTKKGTTTATGTPTTSEMGFGIKEALEIGISRGTDLLSAKDGFLGNAAVKILFPPEAQKVERTLRSIGMGSLADNVILSLNRAAEDAAKEAKPIFVSAIKQMTITDVTNILLGQQDAATNYFKRVTTSQLMEKFQPVITTSLNKVGAAKYWGDAAGQYNKIPLVKPVSTDLSSYVAQKAIDGMFIQVAQEELKIRGSLGARSTPLLQKVFGYADQKK
- a CDS encoding DEAD/DEAH box helicase, with product MDFKDFNFNPDLLEGLLAMGFRNATPIQQEAIPLILDKKDLIACAQTGTGKTGAYLLPIMNMISQTEDRHNNTLILAPTRELAQQIDLQVEALSYFTNISSLTVYGGGDGIAYEQQKRSMREGVDIIIATPGRLISHLSSGLLKLDQLQHLVLDEADRMLDMGFYDDIMRIVSFLPEKRQTVLFSATMPPKIRTLASRLLQQPQEISIAISKPAAGINQQAYLVHDAQKVKLLTELMKNVDFPSILIFASTKEKVKNLGKVFRGLGFKAEAFHSDLGQKEREAILSEFKNKRVPVLIGTDVLSRGIDVEGISLVINFDVPHDPEDYIHRIGRTARAATTGTAITLVNDKDKRKFANIEKLIDKKIDRMPLPEHLGEAPADTPASASTERKYDKKKPQRKFWKKKPKTAGATGPAKE